Sequence from the Aspergillus nidulans FGSC A4 chromosome III genome:
CTTCAGAGGTTCAAGCACAGTCAACATGGCCAACAACAGACTGCAATACGTGAGTTCCTCCTATGTGTCCTTGCCCATTACGATAAAAAAAATGAATGAATTCTGATCGAATTTTTCTTCTCAGCGCCGCCGGAACCCGTACGTTTAAAATCCCACCAAATGCCTTCCCCAGTTGTATCCGTCTATACAGCACAATTTTGCGATGTTTGGCGTAGATTGGGGATTGGATTTTCTACGATATTGTGTCAGGTTTTATTTGGACAGATATTGATTAGATTTCGCACAGGTACAACACACGGTCCAACCGCGTCCGCATCGTCAAGACCCCCGGCGGCGAGCTGCGATACCAGCACCTCAAGAAGCAGGGTACCGCTCCCAAGTGCGGTGACTGTGGCATCAAGCTCCCCGGTGTGAGTACCGAGTCCCCGGATCTGGCTGGATTTCATatacaagaaaaaaaaaaaaaaacaaggGGATCGATGAATGGATTCAACATAGCGAAACGGCCACATGTAATAAGAGACAACGAGACTGACCAACTTTTCCTATTCAGATCCCCGCCCTCCGCCCCCGCGAATACGCCCAAATTTCGCGCCCCAAGAAGAACGTCAGCCGTGCCTACGGTGGTTCCCGCTGCGCCGGCTGTGTCAAGGACCGCATTGTTCGTGCTTTCCTGatcgaggagcagaagatcgTCAAGAAGGTGCTCAAGGAGTCTCAGGAGAAGGCTGCTAAGCGCTAAGGGGTGCATATCCAAAGTCGGTGTCTTGTGTTTAGTGGAAAGCAAATCAATCATGGAAAAATAAAATCTGGCGGTTATGGTTCAGTCCGTTTGTGAACGTTTGCGCGGCGATGTCGTAGTTCGATGAATACATTATGACCGACAGTCTATCCTTCCCCTTGGTTTCGTTTCAGGGACCAGAACAGGCGTCGTGTTGGGTTCGGGCTCTCACAGCGGTCTACTCTTCCATCCTCGTGGAGTTGCCATCCCAGGCATTACATCAGTCGGGTCAGGGTAATGTCCAGGCCGAATTCAAGGCGATGTCCAGGGTCCAACCCTTGCATTTGCCCCCTCTGCGGTGATGAGTGCAAGTTGGCGCCAAGCACCAGCCAGCAATCCAAATTATTTGTAGTTCGTGACAAGCAGACGGGAGTCGATCACTTGATTGCAACCTGCCCCAACCCCATGGGCCACATATGTGATCTGCCGTCTTACAACAGCCATCTTGAACCCTGTTTTCATCCCGGCCCTGGCCTCAGCTCAGCCCCATGGCATAATACAGCAGTTGGTTACAGACGAATCCTAGCCAAGGCAAAGGTTCTTGTAATGAAACCCAGAAAAGGACGATAGTGCAGGTGCCCGGACAGCGGGCGCCCGCAGGCCAGATCGCGAACTGCTGTTCCTATGTACTCTACCTATGCGGTCCACGTACGTAGAGTACACATTTTTGATCACCCGGGAATGCAGTGGACTTCACTCGCGTAAATAGTACGTGCCACGATTGGAAGATCTCGCCTATCGCCCAAGAACCCTTCCAGTAAGTTGGCTGCTTCAGACTGCGATAAAAGGACAAAGGCCTGTCCGGAGAACTTGCCCGATATcgagaaaaaataaaaaaaaggctaGCCGAACTACATTTTACACTTTTTAGCGAGGTAACTAGTTCTTCTCCGTTCCCTCAGCGAGGCTGAAAATAAACAACGGCCCTCTTCATCAGCAACTATATATTTCGGTGTTAGGCAGTGGGTAGCCTACGAGCCAAAGTACAGGCATCTTGAGACCTGAAAGTACCTAGCCCGATAAATCATATACATAGATAATACTAGGCTAATGGGCAGCCGAAATGTTTTCGCGCGGTCGAGGACAAAGCGAACCTTGTCCATGGCAATGGCGTCGACGAACAGTGGGCTCTGGACCGGAAACTGGATACTACAGATGCGCCAAAAGTACGCCATTACTAAAGTTTTGGTCCATAGATTCTAGCTGACACGCCGCAGCTGGAGCCAAGCTAGTCTCAAGCCTCGTGCTTTGCGTAATTTGAGTTTTCTTGCGACAGGAGAGGTAGAATTGCCCTAACACGATTCCGCGGGATGGAGATATCTCGGAGCCGTGCCGGAGCTGAACTGCGCTGAGCCGAGCTGGAGATCTAGACTAAAATGCGGcttctcgatctcgagtTCCCAGTATCAATAACTCTGTATGAGGCGCTTTTGGCTGGCGGACAAATCAGCAGGAAAGAGTATAATAGTAAAGTGTAGGCATGCACACCATATTTGGGATTGCTCGGGCTCGCGGAAGGAAGATATGAAAGAAAGTACTGTCTGATTAGCTCCACTGATCTGCCTCTACAGAATGTAAAGCCAGAGAGCTGGTAGGTAGGTACTCTGTAGGTCGCCGGCGAACCTATCCGTAGTACGTGGATCGTCTGCTAGTCGCCATACCAGGCAGTGGAGAAATAGAACACCAAAAAAAAGACTTTCAACTGGGGTGGTCCTGGTGGTGTGTATTGTCTGGATGCGTAGCCGCAACTCTAAATGCTCTTGTTCCCTTAACTCTCACTTGCAGTTGCAGCTCAAGCAAGAGCCCGCTTGGGATATGATATCGAACCTCGCGCCTCGAGGTCAATGTCGCTTAGGCGCGTACCCGAGGGTTGTCTGTAGACGCAGGATATGGCAGCAGCTGGTGGGGTTGATTAGAACTGAAAGGGCTCGCCACCAATGCATTACAGATTTGTTCTGTTTCAATTCCGGATGCTTGTGCTGCTAGTCAGCGGGATTCCCCATTTCTCGATCCTCTCCAGTCCAATAACTTAAAAACTTGGGTGAGATATCTCTCTGCAAATTGCAGCTGGGTGGACGGAGTTCTAATCCGAGACAGTCGGGAGTCACTACGTCGAGCCCGCGAGCCCGAGACGCACGTCACACTTGACGAGACTCACAGTGCCTCACTGGAGCTGCTGAGACATCGGGGTCCAGCCTAGTACGAGATCTGTGGGCAGCCTGCACAGCGGTGtgtcgtcctcgtcttcatcctcgtgTCAGCTTTTTCGTTATCGGCCGTAACCGGACAATGCAATGCAGGAGTCTTGGTTTCCCATAAAGCCATCATGACGGAACCGGGATTATCTCCTCTTGACGCAAGCCAGAACGAACCGCGTACTGGGTCAGCCAAGGCGACAATCTCAAGCCATCACAGTAAACTATCGAAAGTAAGCGCAACAGGGATCAGCGAGAAAGGAGGTCTCGACGGGGTTGTCATCACGACCACCGGGTCAAAGTGACAGATAATGTCATGCACGCTGGGCCTGACACTGGCGGCAATGGTGCAGTAATTTCCGAAGGCATTCAGGCAACTTCACTTTTTACTAGACCGCAGTGGTTGGATGGAAGTACCTTGTGACAGGAAGTGATTGGTGGGATAAGATTGATGGAGTCGACGCTTTAGCGATAGATAGATTGTTGCAATGAATGAATGACTGACCACCAGATACCGTAGAACCGTATCGCGTACACCGCATACACCGTAGGCGGCTATATAGAAAATTACCGCCTACTGCGAGACAGAGCACCACCAGTGTTGACCTCCTCCCAAGACAATAAACAGTCAACGAACCTGGATGCAACGGCACGGCCCGCAAAGACAGTCGGTACCTAATACCCTAcaagtacagagtacgaAATGGACGATGCTCATGAGcctggctggatcgtacTTCTGCCCAGCCTACGGCGCCTCCTCGGCCTACGGCGCCTCAGGCTATAGTCGATGCAATGTCACGCACTAGTCTCGAGTCGGCGAGTCGTCCATTAAAACTCAAGGTTCTGTGCATATGCTTACTCTATACTTTCTCCATACTTACTCTCTACGAGTCATAGCCGTATGGGGGGAAGGGGGGAGCCCGCTCATTCTCGGGGAAGACAGACGGCCAGTCGTACGCCCACAGAGAAGAGATTTCGCGCACAGTGATTGGAGCAAGTCAAAGGGCAGATGCCCAGGAGCGactcctctttctcctcagTGCGTTCTATGACACTGCGGCTAATTTGCaggcttgctgcagccaccCCACTACTGGCATTTGACACGCTACATACAGACGAATAGTCCCCTTGGCCTGCCTTAGGGCCCTACGGCCCGCCGCCCGTCCGAGGGACTTTCTTCAGTCTCATCTGTCCCTTGTCGACGAGCGGGTGATCTGATCTATAGAGGTGGCTCTGGCGTCTCTGGAGTACATTTGGAGTACAATGGGAGTACATTGGGAGCGATCTTCAGCGGTTCTTGCCCCATATCACACTCACTTGGATCTATTGCGTACAGTATATGGGTCCTGCCCACAAGATACTCCTTCCATTCCATTCCATCAGGTAAGAAGATAAGAAGTATACAAAAAGTACGACGCTTTGACACTCCAACCCGCCAGGCCAACCCTGCCAGCGGCCAGAGACCAGCCCCCAACTGTTCCTCCTTCCTTTTCCAGCCAGTCAGCACTCTCGCAGAGGGATTTCCTTCTTCCGATTCTGATTCGACCCTGCGAGCTCACAGCCCTCTTTACAACCATATCACGAGGCTTTGAAAACTCTGAGCTGACCTACCTAAGCTGACCTGACCTCATCCGACCTTGGCCCGACCCTGACCCGACCCTGACCGGCGTTGCCTTGAAGCCGCCCTCACACCATCAGCCACCATCCAATCTCGGGATATCGCCATCGAATGAGAATATCTATCGCCCTACCCCAAGCCAAGAGAGCTCTGCTACTGGACGCCCTGACTGATcctggaaaggagggtgCTGTGTTGTGCTGTGCTGGAACAACGGCACAGGACGGCCTGGACGAACGAACCGCACCCCTGCTCTTAATACTCCCCCATTTAGCTGTCAACGCAGGCGTAAGCTTCCTTATGGATCGAGGAGCTAGAGCAGAGCAGCCTAATATAGGTACCccgttcctcttcatcggcagCATACCATCTCATGTACCTTATTCTTATATACATATTACATGTTTAGTTATATTTGGTTATATTTAGTGGTATTTAGTTATATATAGTTGACAGACTACTACCCAACTCGTCTCCCGTCCACCCTGCATGACATATCGTGACCGGTAGGAGACTCATCCAACCCGGATTTGCGATTTCGTCGTCTCGATCAACCCTGGACCTCAGCTACTTTGCCGAGGCATTCTTCCCGGTAGAGACCTCGCCTCAGTGGTGCCGCGACATTCTCCAGGAGCCAGCGAGCTGTCGAATGTCGACTGCTCGcaatccttcctcctctcgTTCTCGTTTCTTTTGGCTGCTCCTGATCATCGTAATTCCGGATTTATTTGCCGGCCAGGCGTCTAGGTATAGTGTACATACGTACATACATTCATGGACCAGGTGGCAAGCTGTAACTTGTAGTTCGGGGGCCTCAGG
This genomic interval carries:
- a CDS encoding uncharacterized protein (transcript_id=CADANIAT00005919), giving the protein MTEPGLSPLDASQNEPRTGSAKATISSHHSKLSKTAVVGWKYLVTGSDWWDKIDGVDALAIDRLLQ
- a CDS encoding 60S ribosomal eL34 domain-containing protein (transcript_id=CADANIAT00005918) produces the protein MANNRLQYRRRNPYNTRSNRVRIVKTPGGELRYQHLKKQGTAPKCGDCGIKLPGIPALRPREYAQISRPKKNVSRAYGGSRCAGCVKDRIVRAFLIEEQKIVKKVLKESQEKAAKR